One region of Seriola aureovittata isolate HTS-2021-v1 ecotype China chromosome 15, ASM2101889v1, whole genome shotgun sequence genomic DNA includes:
- the hrh2b gene encoding histamine receptor H2b translates to MISTALRWLVLVSFIILTIGGNVLVCLAVGLSRRLWRIANCFVVSLAVTDLLLGLLVLPLSATVELRSGKWPLGGALCNIYISLDVMLCTSSILTLMAISVDRYLAISAPLSYSRRVTPLRVTLAMITIWALSLALSFVPIHLGWNTDDYSVQHLDWGMEDEDKEGRYCQFEWNNNYVLIYAFGSFYLPLLLMCGMYLCIFRVAREQVRRIRAATPSFARIASTAAIAREHKATVTLAAVLGAFVVCWFPYFTFLTCMGIREKTNPPNTLHSVVLWLGYFNSALNPILYPAFNRDFRRAYGELLHCTGSSRRKLLFTRVSVHKRWTFTNGQRASQHSEEQIETVKKETEGKSLSLLERNGVPDEPR, encoded by the exons ATGATCTCCACAGCTCTCCGCTGGCTGGTCCTGGTGTCTTTTATCATTCTGACCATTGGTGGGAACGTGCTGGTGTGTCTGGCTGTGGGGCTCAGCCGTCGACTGTGGCGCATCGCTAATTGCTTTGTGGTGTCGCTGGCAGTGACAGATCTCCTGCTCGGTCTGCTGGTGCTGCCCTTGTCTGCCACCGTGGAGCTGCGCAGCGGGAAATGGCCCCTCGGAGGAGCCCTGTGTAACATCTACATCTCGCTGGATGTCATGCTGTGTACATCCTCCATCCTGACCCTGATGGCAATCAGCGTGGACCGATACCTGGCCATTTCAGCTCCCCTCAGCTACTCCCGGAGAGTTACCCCTCTGAGGGTGACACTGGCCATGATCACCATCTGGGCCTTGTCACTGGCTCTGTCCTTTGTACCCATCCACCTGGGCTGGAACACAGACGACTACAGCGTGCAGCACTTGGACTGGGGCATGGAGGATGAGGACAAAGAGGGACGCTACTGCCAGTTTGAATGGAATAACAACTATGTTCTTATTTATGCCTTTGGCTCATTCTACCTGCCTCTGCTGCTCATGTGTGGGATGTATCTTTGCATATTCAGAGTGGCACGAGAACAG GTGCGGCGTATTCGTGCTGCCACGCCATCATTTGCACGAATAGCATCAACCGCAGCCATAGCCCGAGAGCACAAAGCCACGGTGACCCTGGCGGCCGTACTGGGGGCCTTCGTCGTCTGCTGGTTCCCGTACTTCACCTTCCTCACCTGCATGGGAATAAGGGAAAAGACGAACCCTCCTAACACACTTCACTCTGTGGTTCTGTGGCTGGGCTACTTTAATTCAGCCCTGAACCCCATCCTGTATCCAGCCTTCAACAGGGACTTCCGCAGGGCCTACGGAGAGCTGCTTCACTGTACGGGATCCTCCCGCAGAAAACTGCTGTTTACTCGTGTGTCTGTTCATAAAAGATGGACCTTCACTAACGGACAAAGGGCTTCGCAGCACTCAGAGGAGCAAATAGAGACCGTGAAGAAAGAAACTGAGGGAAAGAGCCTCAGTCTGCTCGAGAGAAATGGCGTCCCTGACGAGCCCAGGTGA